The proteins below are encoded in one region of Salmo salar chromosome ssa02, Ssal_v3.1, whole genome shotgun sequence:
- the LOC106585917 gene encoding ras-related protein ORAB-1, whose translation MNPEYDYLFKLLLIGDSGVGKSCLLLRFADDTYTESYISTIGVDFKIRTIELDGKTIKLQIWDTAGQERFRTITSSYYRGAHGIIVVYDVTDQESFNNVKQWLQEIDRYASENVNKLLVGNKCDLTTKKLVDYTTAKEFADNLGIPFLEASAKSATNVEQAFMTMAAEIKKRMGPGATAGGSEKSNVKIQSTPVKTSSGGCC comes from the exons TGATTATTTATTCAAGCTGCTTCTGATTGGCGACTCTGGCGTTGGAAAGTCTTGCCTCCTCCTCCGATTTGCA GACGACACATACACAGAGAGCTATATTAGCACTATTGGAGTGGACTTCAAAATTAGGACCATAGAATTAGATGGAAAGACCATAAAACTTCAGATT TGGGACACAGCTGGACAGGAACGGTTCCGGACAATTACATCCAGTTACTACAGAGGAGCACATGGCATTATTGTAGTGTACGACGTCACAGACCAG GAATCCTTCAATAACGTGAAACAGTGGCTACAGGAGATTGACCGTTACGCCAGTGAAAACGTGAACAAGCTGTTAGTCGGCAACAAATGTGACCTGACGACAAAGAAACTGGTGGACTACACAACGGCCAAG gaATTTGCTGACAATTTAGGGATCCCCTTCTTGGAAGCCAGCGCCAAGAGTGCCACCAACGTGGAGCAGGCCTTCATGACCATGGCAGCTGAGATCAAGAAGAGAATGGGCCCAGGGGCCACAGCCGGAGGTTCGGAGAAGTCCAACGTCAAGATCCAGAGCACGCCAGTCAAGACCTCCTCTGGAGGCTGCTGCTGA